A genomic window from Micromonospora violae includes:
- a CDS encoding carboxymuconolactone decarboxylase family protein: protein MSVFTAHTAETAPAGARRSIEGVRGRFGWLPTPVALMADSPQLLTGFLTASAGFEQTDLAPLEREVVILAITTSHECHFCVALHTGKLTQLGATAELITALRAGSALPEPRLEALRRFTLAVLDHRGGVPDDELDDFLSAGYQPRHALDVVLGVGAYTMSTFANRLTRAPLDPPLAAHAWTPTTRSSANHAPH, encoded by the coding sequence ATGTCCGTCTTCACCGCCCACACCGCTGAGACCGCACCCGCCGGCGCCCGTCGGTCCATCGAGGGAGTACGCGGTCGGTTCGGCTGGCTGCCCACCCCGGTGGCGCTGATGGCCGATTCGCCGCAGCTGCTTACCGGCTTCCTCACCGCCAGTGCGGGCTTCGAGCAGACCGACCTCGCCCCGTTGGAGCGGGAGGTGGTCATCCTGGCGATCACCACCAGTCACGAATGCCATTTCTGCGTAGCCCTGCACACCGGCAAGCTCACCCAGCTCGGCGCGACCGCCGAGCTGATCACTGCGCTGCGTGCCGGTTCGGCGCTCCCCGAGCCGCGGCTGGAAGCGCTGCGCCGGTTCACGCTGGCCGTGCTCGACCACCGGGGCGGCGTGCCCGACGACGAGTTGGACGACTTCCTGAGCGCCGGCTACCAGCCCCGACACGCGCTGGACGTGGTGCTCGGCGTCGGCGCGTACACCATGTCCACCTTCGCCAACCGGCTCACCCGGGCACCGCTCGACCCGCCGCTGGCCGCCCACGCCTGGACGCCCACCACTCGATCGTCCGCCAACCATGCCCCGCACTAG
- a CDS encoding alpha/beta fold hydrolase, translating into MGGERVPAGFTEQRARVDQITMNYVRGGAGPPLVLLHGYPQCWHMWRHLLPELGRSFDVVAPDLRGFGGSDAPDGGYDKKTVAADLHGLLDQLGLVGDLRLVGHDLGTMVAYAYAAAHAQRVSRLVLSEAPIPDESIYTFPALTAGGPGVWNFGYFSIGNGLPEALVSGRESLWVDRFTDALMVRKGSIAAPDVEEFASHLRDPAQLRASFAYFRAFDQDIADNATYRGTKLTMPVLAVGAAASLGDQVAQQVRRYADTVRGEVVEDCGHWLYEERPDEMLALLRDFLGAA; encoded by the coding sequence ATGGGTGGCGAGCGGGTTCCGGCGGGGTTCACCGAGCAGCGGGCGCGGGTCGACCAGATCACCATGAACTACGTCCGGGGCGGGGCCGGCCCGCCCCTGGTGCTGCTGCACGGTTACCCGCAGTGCTGGCACATGTGGCGGCACCTGCTGCCCGAGTTGGGGCGCTCCTTCGACGTGGTCGCGCCCGACCTGCGCGGCTTCGGCGGCAGCGACGCCCCGGACGGCGGATACGACAAGAAGACCGTCGCCGCCGATCTGCACGGACTGCTCGACCAGCTCGGCCTGGTCGGTGACCTCCGGCTGGTCGGGCACGACCTGGGGACCATGGTGGCGTACGCGTACGCCGCCGCCCACGCGCAGCGGGTGAGTCGGCTGGTCCTCAGCGAGGCGCCGATCCCCGACGAGAGCATCTACACGTTCCCCGCGCTCACCGCAGGCGGGCCCGGGGTGTGGAACTTCGGCTACTTCTCCATCGGCAACGGGCTTCCGGAGGCGCTGGTCAGCGGGCGGGAGTCACTCTGGGTGGACCGGTTCACCGACGCCCTGATGGTGCGCAAGGGCAGCATCGCCGCGCCCGACGTCGAGGAGTTCGCCAGCCATCTGCGCGACCCGGCGCAGCTGCGGGCCAGCTTCGCCTACTTCCGGGCGTTCGACCAGGACATCGCCGACAACGCGACGTACCGGGGCACGAAGCTGACGATGCCGGTGCTGGCGGTCGGTGCGGCGGCCAGCCTCGGTGACCAGGTCGCCCAGCAGGTGCGCCGGTACGCCGACACGGTCCGCGGTGAGGTTGTCGAGGACTGCGGGCACTGGCTGTACGAGGAGCGCCCGGACGAGATGCTCGCCCTGCTGCGCGACTTCCTCGGGGCGGCCTGA
- a CDS encoding menaquinone biosynthesis decarboxylase — MAARGFPYTDLKDFIAALERAGELRRVDVPVDPTLEMSEVVTRTVRAGGPALLFERPTRGEMPVAINLFGTEKRMAMALGVDSLDEVGARIGALIKPELPVGWSGIREGLGKVMQLKSVPPRKVKTAPCQEVVYRGEDVDLNRLPGLQVWPDDGGVFHNYGLTHTKHPETGKRNLGLYRLQQHGRNTLGMHWQIHKDSTAHHAVAERLGQRLPVAVAIGCDPVVSYAASAPLPSDIDEYLFAGFLRGERVEMVDCLTVPLQVPAHAQIVLEGYLEPGERLPEGPFGDHTGYYTPVEPFPVLHIEAMTMQRKPVYHSIVTSKPPQEDHGLGKATERIFQPLLKLMIPDIVDYDLPAAGVFHNCAIVSIRKRYPKHAQKVMNAIWGAHLMSLTKLIVIVDEDCDVHDYNEVAFRAFGNVDYARDLLLTEGPVDHLDHSSYQQFWGGKAGVDATRKLPTEGYTRGWPEEMSMSPEVAALVDKRWKEYGI; from the coding sequence ATGGCGGCTCGTGGCTTCCCGTACACCGATCTCAAGGACTTCATCGCGGCGCTGGAGCGCGCGGGGGAGTTGCGCCGGGTCGACGTCCCGGTCGACCCGACCCTGGAGATGAGCGAGGTGGTCACCCGCACGGTGCGGGCTGGCGGCCCGGCGCTGCTCTTCGAGCGTCCGACCCGGGGCGAGATGCCGGTGGCGATCAACCTGTTCGGCACCGAGAAGCGGATGGCGATGGCCCTCGGTGTCGACTCCCTGGACGAGGTCGGTGCCCGGATCGGCGCGCTGATCAAGCCGGAGTTGCCGGTCGGCTGGTCGGGCATCCGCGAGGGTCTCGGCAAGGTCATGCAGCTCAAGTCGGTGCCACCGCGCAAGGTGAAGACCGCCCCCTGCCAGGAGGTCGTCTACCGGGGTGAGGACGTGGACCTCAACCGGCTGCCGGGGTTGCAGGTCTGGCCCGACGACGGCGGGGTCTTCCACAACTACGGGCTGACCCACACCAAGCACCCGGAGACCGGCAAGCGCAACCTCGGCCTGTACCGACTCCAGCAGCACGGCCGCAACACCCTGGGCATGCACTGGCAGATCCACAAGGACTCGACGGCGCACCACGCGGTCGCCGAGCGGCTCGGGCAGCGCCTGCCGGTCGCGGTCGCGATCGGCTGCGACCCGGTCGTCTCGTACGCGGCCAGCGCGCCACTGCCCAGCGACATCGACGAGTACCTGTTCGCCGGGTTCCTGCGCGGCGAACGGGTGGAGATGGTCGACTGCCTCACCGTGCCGTTGCAGGTGCCGGCGCACGCGCAGATCGTGCTGGAGGGCTACCTGGAGCCCGGTGAGCGGCTGCCCGAGGGGCCGTTCGGCGACCACACCGGCTACTACACGCCGGTCGAGCCGTTCCCCGTGCTGCACATCGAGGCGATGACCATGCAGCGCAAGCCGGTCTACCACTCGATCGTCACGTCGAAGCCGCCGCAGGAGGACCACGGCCTGGGCAAGGCCACCGAGCGGATCTTCCAGCCGCTGCTCAAGCTGATGATCCCGGACATCGTCGACTACGACCTGCCGGCCGCCGGTGTTTTCCACAACTGCGCGATCGTCTCGATCCGTAAGCGCTACCCGAAGCACGCGCAGAAGGTGATGAACGCGATCTGGGGCGCGCACCTGATGTCGCTGACCAAGCTGATCGTGATCGTCGACGAGGACTGCGACGTGCACGACTACAACGAGGTCGCCTTCCGGGCCTTCGGCAACGTCGACTACGCGCGGGACCTGCTGCTCACCGAGGGGCCGGTGGATCACCTCGATCACTCGTCGTACCAGCAGTTCTGGGGCGGCAAGGCTGGTGTCGACGCCACCCGCAAACTGCCCACCGAGGGCTACACCCGTGGTTGGCCGGAGGAGATGAGCATGAGCCCGGAAGTCGCGGCCCTGGTCGACAAGCGCTGGAAGGAGTACGGGATCTGA
- the mqnP gene encoding menaquinone biosynthesis prenyltransferase MqnP: protein MAVLDAPAAKPGRTRSFLKLVAVEHSVFALPFAFLSALAAMRALDGRVRWLDLLLITVAMVGARTFAMAANRILDRKIDARNPRTAGRELVTGAVSVRTAWTGAAVALVVFLVAAALLNPLCLVLAPLAVVPLVVYPYAKRFTNWPHAILGVAQAVGPVGAWLAVTGTLDGSGPAWLLGAAVGLWIGGFDLIYACQDSEIDREIGVHSVPARYGRRFALHASTVAHVVTFALFIWFGAQIDLGWLWWIGLALTAVAFAYQHVVVTPTDLSKVNRAFFTANGFVGIALFLFALLDLVIRLGLRP from the coding sequence ATGGCCGTCCTCGACGCACCGGCAGCGAAGCCGGGCCGGACCAGGTCCTTCCTGAAGCTCGTCGCCGTCGAGCACTCCGTGTTCGCGCTACCGTTCGCGTTCCTCTCCGCGTTGGCCGCGATGCGGGCCCTCGATGGGCGGGTACGGTGGCTCGACCTGCTGCTGATCACCGTGGCGATGGTCGGGGCGCGGACGTTCGCGATGGCCGCCAACCGGATCCTCGACCGCAAGATCGACGCGCGGAATCCGCGTACCGCCGGGCGGGAACTGGTCACCGGAGCGGTGAGCGTGCGGACGGCCTGGACCGGCGCGGCCGTCGCGCTGGTGGTCTTCCTCGTCGCTGCCGCCCTGCTCAACCCGCTCTGCCTGGTGCTCGCGCCGCTCGCAGTAGTGCCGCTGGTCGTCTACCCCTACGCCAAGCGGTTCACCAACTGGCCGCACGCCATCCTCGGGGTCGCCCAGGCCGTCGGCCCGGTCGGCGCCTGGCTGGCGGTCACCGGCACCCTGGACGGCTCCGGGCCGGCGTGGCTGCTCGGCGCGGCCGTCGGGCTGTGGATCGGCGGCTTCGACCTGATCTACGCCTGCCAGGACTCCGAGATCGACCGGGAGATCGGCGTGCACAGCGTGCCCGCCCGCTACGGTCGACGCTTCGCCCTGCACGCTTCCACTGTCGCGCACGTGGTGACGTTCGCGCTGTTCATCTGGTTCGGTGCGCAGATCGATCTCGGCTGGCTCTGGTGGATCGGGCTCGCGCTGACCGCTGTGGCGTTCGCCTACCAGCACGTGGTGGTCACCCCGACCGACCTCAGCAAGGTCAACCGGGCGTTCTTCACCGCGAACGGGTTCGTCGGCATCGCGCTGTTCCTCTTCGCCCTGCTCGACCTGGTGATCCGGCTCGGCCTGCGGCCCTGA
- a CDS encoding terpene synthase family protein, protein MTTVEILRALRAECPIPSRLPPHADRVQDWLLGLLPELGFPLDDAALNRLSRGAFARYAGRLYPEASEADLRVLAALFTWFFLVDDACDGPNRLTPEQIRALRDSTLAVLHGGTRLRQTGLTGPLRRLLVLAWREPRRRMPARWRQRFADAVARHLDGTWQEAVNKEAGRRPGVDEYVELRRSTSAAEVSYPLVEFVRGRPLPDPVYHHPLLRQIARTGNDLLSWYNDLASLDRDRATAGGHNLVLALQAELAGSEAEAVDRAAQHWREAMRRFVALRAAVPSFGPALDTTVADYLDGVAYAVRGTVDWTFESARYPVSTAPPGSGP, encoded by the coding sequence GTGACGACCGTCGAGATCCTCCGGGCCCTGCGTGCCGAATGTCCGATCCCGTCCCGGCTTCCACCGCACGCCGACCGGGTGCAGGATTGGCTGCTCGGTCTGCTACCCGAGCTTGGCTTTCCCCTGGACGACGCCGCGCTGAACCGGCTGTCCCGGGGGGCCTTCGCCCGGTACGCCGGACGGCTCTACCCGGAGGCGAGCGAAGCTGACCTGCGGGTGCTGGCCGCGCTGTTCACCTGGTTCTTCCTGGTCGACGACGCCTGCGACGGGCCGAACCGGTTGACCCCTGAGCAGATCCGGGCGCTGCGCGACAGCACGCTGGCGGTGCTGCACGGCGGCACCCGGCTGCGGCAGACCGGGCTGACCGGCCCGCTGCGGCGACTGCTGGTGCTGGCCTGGCGGGAGCCGCGCCGCCGGATGCCGGCCCGGTGGCGGCAGCGTTTCGCCGACGCGGTCGCCCGGCACCTCGACGGCACCTGGCAGGAGGCGGTCAACAAGGAAGCCGGCCGCCGTCCCGGCGTCGACGAGTACGTCGAGTTGCGTCGGTCGACCTCGGCGGCGGAGGTGTCGTACCCGCTGGTGGAGTTCGTCAGGGGCCGCCCGCTGCCCGACCCGGTCTACCACCATCCGCTGCTGCGTCAGATCGCCCGCACCGGCAACGACCTGCTCTCCTGGTACAACGACCTGGCCTCGCTGGACCGGGACCGGGCGACGGCCGGCGGGCACAACCTGGTCCTCGCCCTCCAGGCCGAGCTGGCCGGGTCGGAGGCGGAGGCGGTCGACCGGGCAGCCCAGCACTGGCGGGAGGCGATGCGACGCTTCGTCGCGCTGCGGGCCGCGGTGCCGTCGTTCGGGCCGGCGTTGGACACGACGGTCGCCGACTATCTCGACGGGGTCGCGTACGCGGTGCGCGGGACCGTCGACTGGACCTTCGAGAGCGCCCGCTACCCGGTCAGCACCGCGCCGCCCGGCTCAGGGCCGTAG
- a CDS encoding UbiX family flavin prenyltransferase, whose translation MREPWVVGVSGASGTPYAAAVIGGLLDAGEPVDLIVSRAARLTVLDETGRPFRDGHWAEDLAAWLDRDLTAADVRHWPAGDLAAGPSSGSYRVRGMAVVPASTAACAGVAIGLSKDLLQRAAEVNLKERRPVVMVPRETPVTRSHLEHLLALHDAGAVVLPASPGFYGAGAAASAQQLVDFVAGKVLDALGVPHTLFRRWSGQLGAARS comes from the coding sequence ATGCGGGAACCATGGGTGGTCGGGGTCTCCGGTGCCTCCGGCACGCCGTACGCGGCGGCCGTCATCGGCGGACTGCTCGACGCGGGCGAGCCGGTGGACCTGATCGTGTCCCGGGCGGCACGACTCACCGTGCTCGACGAGACCGGCCGGCCCTTCCGTGACGGGCACTGGGCCGAGGACCTCGCCGCCTGGCTCGACCGGGACCTGACCGCGGCGGATGTGCGGCACTGGCCCGCCGGTGACCTGGCCGCCGGGCCGAGCAGCGGCTCCTACCGGGTACGCGGGATGGCCGTCGTCCCGGCCAGCACGGCGGCCTGCGCGGGCGTGGCGATCGGGCTCTCCAAGGACCTGTTGCAGCGCGCCGCCGAGGTCAACCTCAAGGAACGGCGTCCCGTGGTGATGGTTCCCCGGGAGACACCGGTGACCCGCAGCCACCTGGAGCACCTCCTGGCGCTGCACGACGCCGGCGCGGTGGTGCTGCCGGCCAGCCCCGGCTTCTACGGTGCCGGCGCGGCGGCCAGCGCGCAGCAACTGGTCGACTTCGTGGCGGGCAAGGTGCTGGACGCCCTCGGCGTCCCGCACACCCTGTTCCGCAGGTGGTCCGGCCAGCTCGGCGCAGCCCGAAGCTGA
- a CDS encoding BldC family transcriptional regulator translates to MDTGDRLLTPGEVAALFRVDPKTVTRWAAAGRIGSIRTPGGHRRFRESEVRALLEGEGMLDEVDEVGKPRNVGPAASTGPGPANAGMY, encoded by the coding sequence GTGGACACTGGAGATCGCCTGCTGACACCGGGTGAGGTCGCCGCGCTGTTTCGGGTAGACCCGAAAACTGTGACGAGATGGGCGGCGGCCGGCCGGATAGGAAGCATCCGGACTCCAGGCGGGCATCGCCGGTTTCGGGAATCCGAGGTGCGGGCCCTGCTTGAGGGGGAGGGCATGCTGGACGAGGTGGATGAGGTCGGAAAGCCACGCAATGTGGGGCCGGCCGCTTCCACGGGGCCGGGTCCGGCCAACGCCGGCATGTACTGA
- a CDS encoding Lrp/AsnC family transcriptional regulator: protein MDAIDLSLVDLLRGNARLSYAELARQVGLSAPAVHERVGKLESSGVVRGYRADVAPESIGLGVTALIGIVEDSGADSDDMLESLRVLPEIESCYFMAGVESFLLKARVGTIAELEQLIVRLNRTPGVASTRTAIALSTKWENRPQPVGPPAA, encoded by the coding sequence GTGGACGCCATCGACCTGAGCCTCGTTGACCTGCTGCGCGGCAATGCCCGCCTCTCGTACGCCGAGCTGGCCCGACAGGTGGGCCTCTCGGCCCCGGCCGTGCACGAGCGGGTCGGCAAGCTGGAGAGCAGCGGGGTGGTTCGGGGCTACCGCGCGGACGTGGCCCCCGAGTCGATCGGGCTGGGCGTCACCGCGCTGATCGGCATCGTCGAGGACTCCGGCGCCGACAGCGACGACATGCTGGAGTCGCTGCGGGTGCTGCCCGAGATCGAATCCTGCTACTTCATGGCCGGCGTGGAGTCCTTCCTCCTCAAGGCGCGGGTCGGCACGATCGCCGAACTGGAGCAGTTGATCGTGCGGTTGAACCGGACGCCGGGGGTCGCCTCCACCCGTACCGCCATCGCCCTCTCCACGAAGTGGGAGAACCGCCCGCAGCCGGTCGGCCCGCCCGCGGCCTGA
- a CDS encoding PLP-dependent cysteine synthase family protein produces the protein MTHLDRCDEASRTWVTEAIAAVEADANRSADTHLLPLPLPREWGIDLYLKDESSHPTGSLKHRLARSLFLYGLCNGWIGPRTTIVEASSGSTAVSEAYFARMLGLPFIAVMPASTSPEKIAQIEFQGGRCHLVDDPASVVVEARWLAEDSGGHFMDQFTYAERATDWRGNNNIAESIYAQLELERHPIPAWVVVGAGTGGTSATIGRYARYRRLATKLCVVDPENSAFYPAWLAADWSVRTGKGSRIEGIGRPTVEASFLPSVVDRMVQVPDAASLAAMRAGSALLGRRVGGSTGTNLWGAFGLIAGMLAEGRTGSVVTLICDPGDRYADTYYADDWVAAQGLDLTPHLATIDRFLASGAWPS, from the coding sequence GTGACTCATCTCGACCGGTGCGACGAGGCCAGCCGGACCTGGGTGACCGAGGCGATCGCCGCCGTCGAGGCGGACGCGAACCGGTCGGCCGACACCCACCTACTGCCGTTGCCGCTGCCCCGGGAGTGGGGGATCGACCTCTATCTCAAGGACGAGTCGTCACACCCCACCGGCTCGCTGAAGCACCGGCTGGCCCGCTCGCTGTTCCTCTACGGGCTGTGCAACGGCTGGATCGGGCCGCGCACCACGATCGTCGAAGCGTCGTCGGGTTCCACGGCGGTCTCCGAGGCGTACTTCGCCCGGATGCTCGGCCTGCCGTTCATCGCGGTGATGCCCGCCTCCACCTCCCCGGAGAAGATCGCGCAGATCGAGTTCCAGGGCGGCCGGTGCCACCTGGTGGACGACCCGGCCAGTGTGGTGGTCGAGGCCCGGTGGCTCGCCGAGGACTCCGGCGGGCACTTCATGGACCAGTTCACCTACGCCGAGCGGGCGACCGACTGGCGGGGCAACAACAACATCGCCGAGTCGATCTACGCGCAGTTGGAGTTGGAACGGCACCCGATCCCCGCCTGGGTCGTGGTGGGCGCCGGCACCGGGGGCACCAGCGCGACAATCGGCCGGTACGCCCGGTACCGCCGGCTCGCCACCAAGCTCTGTGTGGTCGACCCGGAGAACTCGGCGTTCTACCCGGCCTGGCTTGCCGCCGACTGGTCGGTACGGACCGGCAAAGGCTCCCGCATCGAGGGGATCGGCCGGCCCACCGTGGAGGCGTCGTTCCTGCCCTCGGTGGTGGACCGCATGGTCCAGGTGCCGGACGCGGCGTCGCTGGCCGCCATGCGCGCCGGATCGGCGCTGCTCGGTCGCCGGGTGGGCGGGTCCACCGGCACCAACCTGTGGGGCGCGTTCGGCCTGATCGCCGGGATGCTCGCCGAGGGTCGGACCGGCTCGGTGGTCACCCTGATCTGCGACCCGGGCGACCGGTACGCCGACACGTACTACGCCGACGACTGGGTGGCCGCCCAGGGCCTCGACCTGACCCCGCACCTGGCCACCATCGACCGCTTCCTGGCCAGCGGAGCCTGGCCCAGCTGA
- a CDS encoding putative glycolipid-binding domain-containing protein, translating to MPKSIFWSRTDTAGSEHVLLDDGHGLAARGTLLAVDPIPWTARYQLTTTPDWATTRVEVEAEGLGWLRRVKLERAADRWRVTTAEQGDLDAALVAAGHPRAGLPGTDDPDRLVDALDVDLSGSPLFNTLPVHRLRLAAEPADVAHRITVAWVLLPGLEVVPAEQIYTGLGPGRVRFASGTFTAEIDLDDSGYVVRYPGLAERFEPR from the coding sequence ATGCCGAAGTCAATCTTCTGGTCCCGGACGGACACCGCCGGCAGCGAGCACGTTCTGCTCGACGACGGCCACGGGTTGGCGGCCCGGGGCACCCTGCTCGCCGTGGACCCGATCCCGTGGACCGCCCGGTACCAGCTGACCACCACGCCGGACTGGGCCACCACCCGGGTCGAGGTCGAGGCTGAAGGGCTCGGCTGGCTGCGGCGGGTGAAGCTGGAGCGGGCCGCCGACCGGTGGCGGGTGACCACCGCCGAGCAGGGCGACCTGGACGCCGCCCTGGTCGCGGCCGGTCATCCCCGGGCCGGTTTGCCGGGCACCGACGACCCGGACCGGCTGGTCGACGCCCTCGACGTCGACCTGAGCGGCTCACCGCTGTTCAACACCCTGCCGGTGCACCGGCTCCGGTTGGCGGCCGAGCCGGCCGACGTGGCACACCGGATCACCGTCGCCTGGGTGCTGCTGCCCGGCCTGGAGGTGGTGCCGGCCGAGCAGATCTACACCGGGCTCGGGCCGGGTCGGGTGCGCTTCGCCAGCGGCACCTTCACCGCCGAGATCGATCTGGACGACAGCGGCTACGTGGTGCGCTACCCCGGGCTGGCCGAACGGTTCGAGCCCCGCTGA
- a CDS encoding DEAD/DEAH box helicase: MTTSADSSTVTSVFNSVPATDAEQAATDAEQAELAPAETAEPISFASLGLPEPVVRALAQQGITSPFEIQRATLPDALAGRDVLGRGQTGSGKTLAFGLPVIARLADRNRARPMRPRALILVPTRELAMQVNDALVPLGKAVGIFLKTAVGGVPYDRQIDALRRGVEIIVATPGRLGDLIERGICQLDDVEITVLDEADQMADMGFLPEVTELLAKTPANGQRLLFSATLDGDVDALVKRFMTDPVTHSTAPSTASVSTMDHHMLLIPPHEKFPVAASIAARDGRTMVFARTQLGVDRLVEQLAAVGVRAGGLHGGKTQRMRTKTLAEFREGRMNVLVATDVAARGIHVDGVTLVLHVDPPKDPKDYLHRAGRTARAGESGAVATLVLPKQRRTTLAMMEKAGVAPAETRVRVGDAALAELVGAREPSGVPVRVEAEPRGYGDRSGGSRRFDDRAGGPRRFGDRTGGERRYGDRPQGERRYGDRPQGERRFGDRPQGDRSYGDRPQGDRGYGDRAQGDRRYGDRPTGERRFGDRPQGDRGYSDRPQGDRRYGDRPTGERRFGDRPQGDRSYSDRPHGERGYGDRPQGDRNYGDRAQGERRFGDRQHGDRPQGERRFGDRPQFGDRDGRGDRPTGDRRFGDRAQGERRFGDRDTRGGFRPESRVRDDRPRDDRPRDDRPRDDRPRDDRRGFGGRPPARTH, translated from the coding sequence TTGACCACCTCTGCTGACTCCAGCACCGTTACGTCCGTTTTCAACTCAGTCCCGGCGACCGACGCCGAGCAGGCAGCGACCGACGCCGAGCAGGCCGAGCTCGCCCCGGCGGAGACCGCCGAACCGATCAGCTTCGCCTCCCTCGGCCTGCCCGAGCCGGTGGTCCGCGCGCTGGCTCAGCAGGGCATCACCAGCCCGTTCGAGATCCAGCGGGCCACCCTTCCGGACGCGCTCGCCGGCCGCGACGTGCTGGGCCGTGGGCAGACCGGCTCGGGCAAGACGCTCGCCTTCGGCCTGCCGGTGATCGCCCGGCTGGCCGACCGCAACCGGGCCCGCCCGATGCGCCCGCGCGCGCTGATCCTGGTGCCCACCCGTGAGCTGGCCATGCAGGTCAACGACGCCCTGGTGCCGCTGGGCAAGGCTGTCGGCATCTTCCTCAAGACCGCCGTCGGCGGTGTCCCGTACGACCGTCAGATCGACGCGCTGCGCCGCGGCGTGGAGATCATCGTGGCCACCCCGGGCCGGCTCGGCGACCTCATCGAGCGGGGCATCTGCCAGCTCGACGATGTCGAGATCACGGTGCTCGACGAGGCCGACCAGATGGCCGACATGGGCTTCCTGCCCGAGGTGACCGAACTGCTGGCGAAGACGCCCGCGAACGGTCAGCGGCTGCTCTTCTCGGCCACTCTCGACGGTGACGTCGACGCGTTGGTCAAGCGGTTCATGACCGACCCGGTCACCCACTCCACCGCGCCGTCCACCGCCTCGGTGTCCACCATGGACCACCACATGCTGTTGATCCCGCCGCACGAGAAGTTCCCGGTGGCGGCCTCCATCGCCGCCCGGGACGGTCGGACCATGGTCTTCGCCCGTACCCAACTCGGGGTGGACCGGCTGGTCGAGCAGCTGGCGGCCGTCGGCGTACGCGCCGGTGGGCTGCACGGCGGCAAGACCCAGCGGATGCGCACCAAGACGCTGGCCGAGTTCCGTGAGGGCCGGATGAACGTGCTGGTCGCCACCGATGTGGCGGCCCGGGGCATCCACGTCGACGGGGTCACCCTGGTGCTGCACGTCGACCCGCCGAAGGACCCCAAGGACTACCTGCACCGCGCGGGGCGTACCGCCCGGGCCGGCGAGTCGGGTGCGGTGGCCACGCTGGTGCTGCCCAAGCAGCGCCGCACCACCCTGGCGATGATGGAGAAGGCCGGCGTCGCGCCGGCCGAGACCCGGGTCCGGGTCGGCGACGCGGCGTTGGCCGAACTGGTCGGCGCCCGCGAGCCCAGTGGCGTCCCGGTCCGCGTCGAGGCGGAGCCCCGGGGCTACGGCGACCGCTCTGGCGGGTCGCGCCGCTTCGACGACCGGGCCGGAGGCCCGCGTCGGTTCGGTGACCGCACGGGCGGTGAGCGCCGCTACGGCGACCGGCCGCAGGGCGAGCGCCGCTACGGCGACCGGCCGCAGGGCGAGCGCCGCTTCGGTGACCGACCGCAGGGCGACCGCAGCTACGGTGACCGGCCCCAGGGTGACCGCGGCTACGGCGACCGGGCGCAGGGCGACCGCCGTTACGGCGACCGACCCACCGGCGAGCGCCGCTTCGGCGACCGCCCCCAGGGCGACCGCGGCTACAGCGACCGACCGCAGGGTGACCGGCGCTACGGCGACCGACCCACCGGCGAGCGCCGCTTCGGCGACCGCCCCCAGGGCGACCGCAGCTACAGCGACCGACCGCACGGCGAGCGTGGCTACGGCGACCGGCCCCAGGGTGACCGCAACTACGGCGACCGGGCGCAGGGCGAGCGGCGCTTCGGCGACCGGCAGCACGGCGACCGGCCGCAGGGTGAGCGGCGGTTCGGTGACCGGCCGCAGTTCGGTGACCGGGACGGTCGGGGCGATCGGCCCACCGGCGACCGGCGCTTCGGTGACCGGGCGCAGGGCGAGCGGCGCTTCGGCGACCGGGACACTCGGGGTGGTTTCCGCCCGGAGAGCCGGGTCCGGGACGACCGACCGCGCGATGACCGGCCGCGCGATGACCGGCCGCGGGACGACCGGCCGCGCGATGACCGGCGCGGTTTCGGCGGGCGACCGCCGGCGCGTACCCACTGA